GCAATACTGTGGGAGCGAGCCCGCGGTCACGTGTGGCGAGGCAGCGTTGCCGCGCACACCCCTTCGGCTTCACTACTTTCAAGACCTCGCTCTACTTACTCTTTACGAGCTGTGAGTCAAGCGTATCATAATCTTTTTCAGCAGCACGAAGAATCACTTCAGGAACTTATCGACCGTCACCGTCAGTCAGAAACATCCGATAAACATAAACAGCAAACAACGACGAGCTTACTAGAAAACAGTTGGTACGAAAACCTTCAAGGTCTTTCCGAATTTTACGAAGACGATCCAGCATTGCAAAAAGAAATAGAAACAATAACAGATCGCATTATAGCGGATGAAGCTCGTACTGTCGAGGGCGGACAAGTGACGACGCGAAGCAATTTTAACGTTAACTTAGCCGGGTTAATAGGTTTACATGTAAACGGAGAAGGAGTTTCACCAACTTTTCGTGACGACCTTGGTCCATCACCTGAAGTAGAGAGAATTGAAGGCTGCGATGAAAAGGAATGGCTCGATCTGAGTATGAGTGGAAACTCTGACAACTATTCGAAGGACACTAGTGATTCAGGCGTAGATTGCTTAGCACAAAACTTGAACACAATCCAGATTGATTGCGATGGGAACGTGCCTACGATAACATTCAGCAATTGTTGTGACGGTCGCTCGCAGGCTAATATACCTAACAACTCTGAGGTCGTTATTCATCTCGCCCCGCCTTCCATTGAAAGCGTTGACGAGGCACGGCCGCCTATGATGTGACTATAGCATTGTACCGTCTGATTAAATTGTTACACAGTACGAACGAGTTTCATTG
The Vanessa cardui chromosome 10, ilVanCard2.1, whole genome shotgun sequence genome window above contains:
- the LOC124533122 gene encoding uncharacterized protein LOC124533122; this encodes MTYADNSKLKHSTSKQNVNCNSKTIDNRTKSSNLKQAGDKKLCQTIGGKETENKLLLQISEAEQVSDFERILNSNAILWERARGHVWRGSVAAHTPSASLLSRPRSTYSLRAVSQAYHNLFQQHEESLQELIDRHRQSETSDKHKQQTTTSLLENSWYENLQGLSEFYEDDPALQKEIETITDRIIADEARTVEGGQVTTRSNFNVNLAGLIGLHVNGEGVSPTFRDDLGPSPEVERIEGCDEKEWLDLSMSGNSDNYSKDTSDSGVDCLAQNLNTIQIDCDGNVPTITFSNCCDGRSQANIPNNSEVVIHLAPPSIESVDEARPPMM